A stretch of Roseibium porphyridii DNA encodes these proteins:
- a CDS encoding YeeE/YedE family protein, which produces MDLTHILDRLSEPTVLLLGGLLVGVLFGALAQQSRFCLRAAALEFSRRRPADRLPIWLLAFSSALIATQLLARFGEIDTGETRQLASPQSLSGALIGGLMFGAGMVMARGCASRLLVLSATGNLRALLSGLVFAVVAQASLYGSLKPMRDWLSNLWTTVDTGGNNLSYFLGMTDSAIFLFGSLWFLAGLAFAWRNRSSIWQTAAAIGAGLTVPLALWFTTSMTRQAFDPVPVDGVTFTGPSADMLMRFLSSPFEGIDFNTGLVPGVFLGSFLAAFLTRQLLLQGFESGPSMARYLTGAALMGFGGMLAGGCAVGAGITGASIFAVTAWLTLIGIWMSAVVTDHVFSQLSVFSRMGPAHASFD; this is translated from the coding sequence ATGGACCTGACCCATATCCTTGACAGACTTTCAGAACCGACGGTGCTTTTGCTTGGCGGACTTCTGGTTGGTGTGCTGTTCGGTGCGCTCGCACAGCAAAGCCGCTTCTGTTTGCGCGCCGCTGCGTTGGAGTTTTCACGGCGCCGGCCCGCAGACCGTCTGCCAATCTGGCTCCTGGCTTTTTCAAGCGCCTTGATTGCCACACAGCTTCTGGCACGTTTCGGTGAAATCGATACCGGAGAAACCCGCCAGCTCGCCTCTCCCCAAAGCCTCTCCGGTGCCTTGATTGGGGGGCTGATGTTCGGCGCCGGCATGGTCATGGCCCGCGGATGCGCAAGTCGTCTTCTGGTGCTTTCTGCGACTGGAAACCTGCGTGCCCTGCTGTCCGGGCTGGTATTTGCCGTTGTCGCCCAGGCAAGCCTTTACGGCAGCCTCAAACCAATGCGGGACTGGCTGTCCAATCTTTGGACAACGGTAGACACCGGTGGCAACAATCTGAGCTATTTTCTGGGCATGACGGACAGCGCCATATTCCTCTTCGGCAGTCTCTGGTTCCTAGCCGGTCTCGCATTCGCCTGGCGCAACCGCAGCTCCATTTGGCAAACGGCAGCGGCCATAGGGGCCGGCCTCACGGTTCCGCTGGCGCTGTGGTTCACCACCTCCATGACACGACAGGCGTTTGATCCGGTCCCGGTTGACGGCGTAACGTTTACCGGCCCCTCTGCCGACATGCTGATGCGCTTCCTGTCCTCCCCGTTCGAAGGAATAGACTTCAACACCGGCCTTGTACCCGGCGTGTTCCTCGGCTCGTTTCTGGCGGCGTTTTTGACAAGACAACTCCTCTTGCAGGGTTTTGAAAGCGGCCCCTCCATGGCCCGGTATCTAACCGGTGCAGCACTGATGGGGTTTGGCGGCATGCTGGCAGGAGGTTGCGCCGTTGGAGCCGGCATCACAGGGGCGTCCATCTTCGCAGTCACGGCGTGGCTGACATTGATCGGAATTTGGATGTCCGCCGTGGTCACCGACCATGTGTTCAGTCAGCTGTCCGTTTTCTCAAGAATGGGACCGGCCCACGCAAGTTTCGACTGA
- a CDS encoding YeeE/YedE family protein: MLEVLGEANLVALIGLLGGIALGLAARIGRFCTLGAIEDFLYGSDDGRLRMWAFAIGIAIIGSHIAMSTGYLEGASTAYLDRVWNPLGSIIGGLLFGYGMALSGNCGYGALARLGGGDLRAFVIVLVMGLSAYFVMSGPLAHFRVWLFPVETGAQTPQGVSQFFEASFGVAPVVTGVIVGGLIIAFTLSSSAFRKSPHLIFWGAVVGLAIVSGWVGTYWVAMTGFEAEPIETHTFAAPIGDTIYYGMTASGNTLSFSVGSVVGVIIGAFLGSFSKGHFRWEACEDPRELRRQITGAAIMGPGAILAIGCSVGQGISAFSVLAFSAPVTFLAIFAGAAFGLKQLITGFAPAE, encoded by the coding sequence TTGCTTGAGGTTCTCGGAGAAGCCAACTTGGTTGCGCTCATTGGTCTCCTGGGTGGAATTGCCCTGGGCCTGGCTGCGCGCATCGGAAGGTTTTGCACACTCGGCGCCATTGAGGATTTCCTCTATGGGTCGGATGACGGCCGCCTGCGCATGTGGGCGTTTGCGATCGGTATCGCAATCATCGGCTCGCATATCGCAATGTCTACCGGTTACCTTGAAGGCGCGAGCACAGCCTATCTGGACAGGGTTTGGAACCCGCTTGGATCCATCATTGGAGGCTTGTTGTTCGGCTATGGAATGGCGCTCAGCGGCAACTGTGGCTATGGAGCACTCGCGCGCCTTGGCGGCGGCGATCTGAGAGCCTTTGTCATTGTCCTTGTTATGGGCTTGTCCGCCTATTTCGTGATGTCCGGCCCTTTGGCTCACTTCCGCGTCTGGCTTTTCCCGGTCGAAACGGGCGCTCAAACGCCGCAAGGGGTCAGCCAGTTTTTTGAAGCCAGTTTCGGTGTCGCACCTGTCGTCACCGGGGTCATTGTTGGCGGTCTGATCATCGCATTCACGCTCAGCAGCTCCGCTTTCCGAAAATCTCCGCACCTGATCTTCTGGGGCGCTGTTGTTGGCCTTGCCATCGTCTCCGGATGGGTCGGGACCTATTGGGTCGCCATGACGGGTTTTGAGGCGGAACCTATCGAGACACACACATTCGCAGCCCCCATTGGTGACACCATTTATTACGGCATGACCGCATCCGGGAACACACTGTCCTTTAGCGTCGGATCGGTTGTCGGCGTCATTATCGGTGCGTTTCTGGGCTCTTTTTCCAAAGGACACTTCCGGTGGGAGGCCTGCGAGGACCCGCGCGAACTGCGCCGGCAGATCACCGGGGCTGCGATCATGGGACCGGGTGCGATCCTGGCGATCGGCTGCAGTGTCGGGCAGGGAATTTCCGCGTTTTCCGTTCTGGCTTTCAGTGCTCCGGTAACGTTCCTTGCAATATTTGCAGGCGCGGCGTTCGGCCTCAAGCAACTCATCACCGGCTTTGCTCCGGCTGAATAG
- a CDS encoding ArsR/SmtB family transcription factor yields MTADVPGTPENSTKSASRLPVFDADMCAEDMDRMMKNAQRASNFLKAISHEGRLMILCHLASGEKSVAELENLLSARQAAVSQQLTRLRLEGLVTPRREGKAIYYSLTDNRPKQIMEVVYDLFCREE; encoded by the coding sequence ATGACTGCTGACGTGCCAGGCACACCCGAAAACTCAACCAAAAGCGCTTCTCGCTTGCCGGTATTCGACGCCGATATGTGCGCCGAAGACATGGACAGGATGATGAAGAACGCCCAGCGTGCATCCAATTTCCTGAAGGCCATCAGCCACGAAGGCAGGCTGATGATCCTGTGCCACCTGGCATCGGGAGAAAAATCGGTCGCCGAACTGGAAAACCTGCTTTCTGCACGACAGGCCGCCGTTTCGCAGCAACTGACGCGCCTGCGTCTGGAGGGTCTGGTGACACCTCGCCGCGAAGGCAAGGCGATCTACTACAGCTTGACAGACAATCGCCCGAAGCAAATCATGGAAGTCGTTTATGACCTGTTCTGCCGAGAGGAATAA
- a CDS encoding thioredoxin family protein produces the protein MTFIKALFVLLLAFAPASAAAETYLLMAEEDACYWCAKWDEEIAHIYPKTAEGKTAPLKRYDLYSEKPEVTFDKKVRFTPTFILVQNGVEVGRIEGYPGEDFFWSLLGMMFSRANIPLEQTG, from the coding sequence TTGACTTTCATAAAGGCGCTCTTCGTTCTGCTGCTTGCGTTTGCGCCAGCTTCCGCAGCGGCGGAAACATACTTGCTCATGGCTGAGGAAGACGCCTGCTATTGGTGCGCCAAGTGGGATGAAGAGATCGCACATATCTACCCCAAGACGGCAGAAGGCAAGACAGCTCCGCTCAAACGCTATGATTTGTATAGCGAAAAACCCGAAGTCACCTTTGACAAGAAGGTCCGCTTCACACCAACCTTCATTCTCGTGCAAAATGGCGTCGAGGTCGGTCGAATCGAAGGATACCCCGGTGAGGATTTTTTCTGGAGCCTGCTCGGCATGATGTTCAGCAGGGCAAATATTCCACTGGAACAGACAGGTTGA
- a CDS encoding cytochrome c biogenesis CcdA family protein: MFEISFFGALAAGFLSFLSPCILPIVPFYLSYLAGVGMNQVDGGEAVTGAVKLRAFLAACCFALGVITVFMGLGATATTFGQLVRDYFDVLRWVAAAIIIAMGLHFLGVIRIGILYRQLRVETGNSANVGLVGAFVVGLAFAFGWTPCVGPVLAAILFTAAGQETAGQGASLLFVYGVGMTLPFIVAALFIGPFMSWMAGFRKYLGLIEKLMGALLVLFGVLIATNSINVIAQWMLEYVPWFSAIG; this comes from the coding sequence ATGTTCGAGATTAGCTTTTTTGGTGCTCTGGCAGCAGGTTTCCTGTCATTCCTGTCGCCATGCATCCTACCGATTGTACCATTCTATCTCAGCTACCTGGCCGGGGTTGGAATGAATCAGGTGGACGGCGGGGAGGCGGTCACGGGCGCGGTGAAACTCCGTGCCTTTCTTGCGGCCTGCTGTTTTGCGCTGGGCGTGATCACCGTTTTCATGGGGCTGGGTGCCACAGCCACAACTTTCGGTCAGCTCGTGCGCGATTACTTCGATGTGCTGAGATGGGTGGCCGCCGCGATCATCATCGCCATGGGGCTGCATTTTCTTGGGGTTATCCGCATCGGTATTCTCTATCGGCAACTGCGGGTGGAGACCGGCAATTCAGCGAATGTCGGTCTGGTCGGCGCCTTTGTCGTTGGGCTGGCTTTCGCGTTTGGCTGGACGCCGTGTGTCGGTCCGGTCCTTGCCGCCATCTTGTTCACAGCAGCGGGTCAGGAGACCGCCGGGCAGGGGGCGTCTCTCCTGTTCGTCTATGGCGTCGGAATGACGCTTCCCTTCATTGTTGCTGCGCTCTTCATCGGACCGTTCATGTCCTGGATGGCAGGGTTTCGCAAATATCTGGGCCTCATCGAAAAACTCATGGGCGCTCTCCTGGTCCTTTTCGGCGTTCTGATCGCCACAAACTCCATCAACGTTATCGCTCAGTGGATGCTGGAATACGTTCCCTGGTTCAGTGCCATTGGCTAA
- a CDS encoding thioredoxin family protein, which produces MTRLFAAISAILLSCQVFAAEIGDDGLHKADWMRDTFKDLSEDLEEANAEGKRLMVIVEQRGCIYCQKMHEEVFVVPEIEQYIEDNFFVVQINMFGDVEVTDFDGTTLPEKDMVKRWGALFTPNIYFFPKEVSEGDMATQAAVANMPGAFGRWTTLNMLSWVVEEGYNSDEPFQKYHARKFENQGK; this is translated from the coding sequence ATGACACGTTTGTTTGCTGCGATAAGCGCAATCCTCCTGTCCTGCCAGGTGTTTGCCGCCGAGATTGGAGACGACGGGCTCCACAAGGCAGACTGGATGCGCGACACATTCAAGGATCTTTCTGAAGACCTTGAAGAAGCCAATGCCGAGGGCAAGCGACTCATGGTCATTGTGGAGCAGCGCGGCTGCATCTATTGCCAAAAGATGCATGAGGAAGTCTTCGTGGTGCCGGAGATAGAGCAATACATCGAAGACAATTTTTTTGTTGTGCAGATCAATATGTTCGGCGATGTCGAGGTCACCGATTTCGATGGCACGACATTGCCGGAAAAAGACATGGTCAAGCGTTGGGGTGCGTTGTTTACCCCGAATATCTATTTCTTTCCCAAAGAGGTTTCTGAGGGGGACATGGCAACTCAGGCGGCGGTCGCAAATATGCCGGGTGCATTCGGGCGCTGGACGACACTGAACATGCTGAGCTGGGTGGTTGAGGAAGGCTACAACAGCGATGAACCTTTCCAGAAATATCATGCGCGAAAATTCGAAAATCAGGGCAAATAG
- the soxX gene encoding sulfur oxidation c-type cytochrome SoxX yields the protein MKHLIIGFTAMLTASTAFAEAVKPTDVVFVDGAVETSLSGVAGDPAVGAEIMNKGAGNCIACHQVSALSHLAFHGEIGPPLDGVADRWTVPELRGIVANAKVMFDGSLMPSFYRTEGFIRLGDAYTGEAHGGGEVQPLLTAQQVEDVVAFLVTLKEQ from the coding sequence ATGAAACACCTAATTATCGGCTTCACAGCTATGCTTACCGCATCCACGGCATTTGCCGAAGCGGTTAAACCAACTGACGTTGTCTTCGTTGATGGAGCCGTTGAAACATCGCTTTCCGGAGTGGCCGGAGACCCCGCAGTGGGGGCAGAAATCATGAACAAGGGTGCGGGAAACTGCATTGCCTGTCATCAGGTTTCGGCGCTTAGCCATCTTGCATTTCACGGCGAAATCGGACCTCCGCTCGATGGTGTCGCGGATCGATGGACCGTCCCGGAACTGCGGGGCATTGTCGCCAATGCCAAAGTGATGTTCGACGGCAGCCTGATGCCCTCATTTTACAGAACCGAAGGGTTCATTCGCCTGGGAGACGCTTACACAGGCGAAGCCCATGGAGGCGGCGAAGTGCAGCCATTGCTGACGGCACAACAAGTCGAAGATGTCGTCGCCTTTCTTGTAACGCTCAAGGAACAATGA
- the soxY gene encoding thiosulfate oxidation carrier protein SoxY produces the protein MELTRRKILALGSSTFALASLTSLPVFASTTDDEIAALTGGAELGEGAITLTAPEIAENGNTVPIAFDAPGAVEVTLFADGNPVPNVATFKFGPLSASRSASTRIRLATTQDVVAIAKMEDGSFQTAKANVKVTIGGCGG, from the coding sequence ATGGAACTGACACGGCGAAAAATTCTGGCGCTCGGCTCCAGCACTTTCGCGCTGGCGAGTCTGACAAGCCTGCCCGTATTTGCCAGCACGACCGATGACGAGATCGCGGCGCTGACTGGCGGTGCGGAGCTTGGGGAAGGGGCGATCACGCTGACGGCCCCGGAAATCGCTGAAAACGGAAACACGGTGCCGATCGCATTCGATGCGCCGGGCGCTGTGGAAGTCACGCTATTTGCCGATGGCAACCCGGTACCAAACGTTGCGACCTTCAAATTCGGTCCCTTGAGTGCCTCGCGAAGCGCTTCAACCCGTATCCGCCTTGCAACGACACAGGATGTCGTCGCGATCGCGAAGATGGAAGACGGATCCTTCCAGACGGCGAAAGCAAACGTGAAAGTGACCATCGGCGGCTGCGGCGGCTGA
- the soxZ gene encoding thiosulfate oxidation carrier complex protein SoxZ, translated as MASGVKPRVKVPKKAAAGETITIKTLISHKMESGQRKDDDGNIIPRSIINRFTADFNGQNVIDVTLEPAISTNPYFQFEAVVPESGEFKFTWYDDDGSVYDTSKKITVN; from the coding sequence ATGGCATCTGGTGTGAAACCCCGGGTAAAGGTCCCGAAAAAAGCCGCCGCCGGCGAGACGATCACGATCAAAACGCTGATCAGCCACAAGATGGAAAGTGGTCAGCGTAAAGACGATGACGGCAACATCATTCCGCGCTCGATCATCAATCGCTTCACGGCAGACTTTAACGGTCAGAACGTGATCGATGTGACGCTTGAGCCGGCCATTTCCACGAACCCGTATTTCCAGTTCGAGGCGGTCGTGCCGGAATCGGGTGAATTCAAGTTCACTTGGTATGACGACGACGGATCTGTCTACGACACGTCAAAGAAGATCACTGTCAACTGA
- the soxA gene encoding sulfur oxidation c-type cytochrome SoxA, whose amino-acid sequence MHKKTIAICSVAALVMMPGTAVSDPDDDSLTINGEISIVTEVEAPAHAENLSTIYSGWRFRSDETQAFQMDDFDNPGMIGVENAMVNWETVDGTEGKSCESCHGAPEDMAGVRAVYPKWNEDKGKVTTLEMEVNNCRETRMGAEKWKYTGGDMTDMVALISSVSRGMPVDVAIDGPAKATWEQGKELYYTRTGQLELSCANCHEDSYGMMIRADHLSQGQINGFPTYRLKNTKLNSVHARFKGCVRDTRAETYKPGSPEFVALELYVATRGNGLSVEGPSVRN is encoded by the coding sequence GTGCACAAAAAGACAATAGCAATTTGCTCGGTGGCCGCACTGGTCATGATGCCGGGGACGGCGGTATCGGACCCTGATGACGACAGCCTGACAATCAATGGTGAGATTTCCATCGTCACGGAGGTTGAAGCACCAGCACACGCTGAAAATCTTTCAACGATCTATTCCGGCTGGCGCTTTCGTTCGGACGAAACCCAGGCCTTTCAGATGGACGATTTCGACAATCCCGGCATGATCGGCGTCGAAAACGCCATGGTCAATTGGGAAACCGTTGACGGAACTGAAGGCAAGTCGTGTGAGAGCTGTCACGGTGCTCCGGAGGACATGGCGGGTGTGCGTGCCGTTTATCCGAAGTGGAACGAAGACAAGGGCAAGGTGACCACTCTTGAAATGGAGGTCAACAATTGCCGCGAAACGCGCATGGGCGCTGAGAAATGGAAATATACCGGTGGCGACATGACCGATATGGTCGCGCTGATATCTTCTGTTTCGCGCGGAATGCCTGTCGATGTGGCGATCGACGGACCTGCCAAAGCCACGTGGGAACAGGGCAAGGAACTCTATTATACGCGTACCGGCCAATTGGAGCTGTCCTGTGCCAACTGTCATGAAGACAGTTATGGAATGATGATCAGGGCTGATCACCTGAGCCAGGGGCAGATCAACGGGTTCCCGACCTATCGTTTGAAAAACACGAAGCTGAATTCCGTGCATGCACGGTTCAAGGGATGCGTGCGCGATACGCGTGCGGAGACCTACAAACCCGGCTCACCGGAGTTTGTGGCTCTTGAACTCTATGTTGCCACGCGCGGAAACGGCCTGAGTGTTGAAGGTCCGTCCGTCCGCAACTAA